CGTATTTTCAGGTAAAAATCTTTTAGATATGTTTCCTATGGTTGCTATTATTACGAAGTTTATAAGTGCCGTCACAAACTTACTCTCCTTTTATTGCTGAAAATATCTATTTTAGGAATTCTAACGGTAGTTCCATTCTTACAGTTTTTAAAGGATCAACCACTTGGCAAATCTGAAGATTTCCAATAGCGCTAAGCAAGAACATAGCTTTTTCTTTACTCAATTTATATTCTTGGCACAAAAAATGCACCATATTTTTTGTAGCTGTAATGGAAGCTTCATCTAAAGATGGCTTGGAAGCTAACGTATAAATATTTTTTTCAGTTTTCACCATAGGCAATTTCCAATCCTTGTCTTTTATTATATTGAATGAAACGGATACTTCAGCCGGAATTTCGACACCTGTTACGCAAACTTCTCCATCGCCCATAGCGGCATGTAAATCGCCTAAAGCAAATAAAGCTCCTTCAACATGTACAGGTAGGTACACGGTAGTTCCTTCTCCAATGATATTACAATCCATGTTTCCACCATGCTCTCCAGGTGTACCA
Above is a window of Petrotoga mexicana DSM 14811 DNA encoding:
- a CDS encoding acetamidase/formamidase family protein; translated protein: MMKIKKENSIFNFSKTNTPIAKVKPKEKICIETKDALSDEIRSENQPFESINWEKVNPATGPLFIEGAKEGDILEVNIENIKITRDYGVMLTGKDMGVLEDAFERSFIKIVPIKENKAFLYDYEIPLKSMIGVIGTAPKEGSIPCGTPGEHGGNMDCNIIGEGTTVYLPVHVEGALFALGDLHAAMGDGEVCVTGVEIPAEVSVSFNIIKDKDWKLPMVKTEKNIYTLASKPSLDEASITATKNMVHFLCQEYKLSKEKAMFLLSAIGNLQICQVVDPLKTVRMELPLEFLK